The Equus asinus isolate D_3611 breed Donkey chromosome 25, EquAss-T2T_v2, whole genome shotgun sequence genomic sequence catgtaCTGATCACCTATTATGCTCCAGTCAGCGTGCTAGGTGGGTGGTTCctaaactttttggtctcaggacccctttacactcttaaaaattattgaggaccccaaagaatttttgtttatgtggatTACATCTATCCATAGTTACTGTTGAAGAACTCAAAgcagaaattcaaaaatatttattcatttaaaaataataaacccattacatgttaaGATAAATGACATTTgtcatgaaaaattattttttaaaacaacagtttAGCAAGATGAGTggcattgttttgcattttttccaaatgtctttactatctggcttaatagaagacagctgaaTCTCgtgtctgcttctgcattcacTCTGTTGCCAGACAGAGCACATACCACGCGTCCTCTAGCAGATCATGTCCACCGTACCCTCATGAGAGGAAAtgagttaaaaaggaaaataacagctTCGGAgtagtataaaaatatttttgaccttGAGGACCTTCTGGAAGGGTCTTAAAATGGGATCCCCACTGGTGCCTAGCCCACACTTTGGGAAGTACCGTAGTGGGGTACAGCCCACGAGGAGCTGAGACCAGCAGGAGAGAAGACTTACAGGAATACAGTGTCGAGTGTCAAGTGCTCTAATACAGTGTAATGATACAATCTTGACTCGGGGGGTTGGCAACGACTTCAAGGAGTTGACTTTTGAGTTGGCCCTTGAGGCATGAGTAGGTATGTAACAGGAGGTGAGGGTTTCTCAGCTGAGGAACAGCGTTGAGTAAAGGCAGGAAACCAGTCCGATGTCCCTGGAATATGACCTGTGTGAACAGAAGTTACTGAAGAGAGGGCTGGCAAAGCGCAGGGGGAGGACAGGCTGTATAGGGCCTTTATCCTGCAGGCCATGGGAGACAATTATTAGCTGATAAATAACAAATACGAGCTGATGTTTGCGCCCCTACGCTATCTAGGCTAGGCACTGTTTAGGAATTCAGTTCTCTCACCAACCCACTGAAAGACGAGATAGTAGCCTCACCTTACagccaaagaaactgaggctttgagtAGTTAATTTGCATTCTTGGATCTCTTTTCTATTATCAAACTGACTCCTgttatttacacatttttctcaagttctTAGGATTGAAAATGAGCTATTTCCAAGGGATAAACCATACAAATTGAGGCCCTCTTAGTTCCTTAGAAGGAAGTTGGCTGTTCCTTGACCAGTCCCACGGAGCGGAGGAGCGCTGGCCGCCTTCTGCTCCCGAAGGATCTTTCTGCTGTCCCCGAGCGCTCCCTCGGTCGCAGACACCTGACTTCAGGAATGTCATTAAACAGCTTTAGCAGAAATAGGGATGAACAAAGACCAAACTCACGAGAGAATCAAATACATCAGCTAAAATTAtcagacaggggccagcctgtggcgcCCTCAGCTTCGGGGGCctaggatttcactggttcggatcctgggcgccacgtggcaccgctcaccaggccatgctgaggcggtctcccacatgccacaactagaaggactcgcaactaaaaatagacagctgtgtactggggggctttggggagaaaaagggaaaaaaatcttaaaaaacaattatcAGACAAAATTTTTTCAAAGGATAATGGTCTGTGCTTCCTTCTTTAGGTGTTGTACCCTGTGGTTCTGGGGGCTCAGATGTAAATATGATTTGAGCGTATTGCCTGCTGGGAGGcattaaagaaaggaaacagtttCTGGAGACTAcgtttctttcctcttctgtaactTCAGTTTGTCGCCCTGAAAGCGGACAGTCTGACAGGGACACCACCTGAGAAACACGAGCTCACATTTTCGTGGGGGATGCATGTGGGCCGGACGCAGAAAGGCTGAAAGCTAGATCCCGGGCACAGCTAAACAGCGATTTGGAAACCCTAAAACCGAGGGGGCAAGAACGCACAAGAATGGCTCATTTTCCACTCCTACCGTGCACTCCAGATTTTCCGTACCTCAACGCCAGACGCTGTCCAACTCTTATTATACTAAAACCTCAGGTCGATGCTTTTCTTAGCGCTCGGCAGCACTGGAACCCCGAGGCACGCAAGAGTGCGGCAGGCGCATCCGGTCGAGCTCGCGGGACCACTCAAGGGCCCGGGGCGCCCGGCGGGCTTCCGGGCACGCCCCGCCTCGCCCGCCGCTCCGGCGCCGGGGGAGCGGCGTCTCCTAGGAGACCGCGGGGCACGAGTGCGCAGGCGCGCAGCCGGCGGCTGATGCAACCGCGCGCGCAGCCGCCCGCGCAGGAAGGAGGCGGCCGCGCGGAGGAGCGGCAGGCCCTCCCGCCCCGTCAGTGACGCTCGGCGCCGGCTGGTGGCGTCGCCGGCCTGgccctgcggccatcttgggctTCGCCTCtccccgcgcccgcccgcccgccgccctccGGGCGCTGACTAGGACGCCTTCCCGCAGCATGGACGccgccgcgccccgcgcccgccgTGCCGGCTCGGGGCCCGCCCGCCGCCGTCCTCTGCGGCTCCGCTGCTGGCCCGGGGAGCGGCCCGGGGCGCCCACGCCGCCGCTGCGCACGGCCGGCGCCGTCTAGGCCCCTCGCCCCCGCGCTCCGCGTCCCGGCGGGCCGCGGACGGCGATGGAGACTggcgcccgcccgccgccgccgcgcgtcTCCTCCCCGCGGCGCGCCCCGGAGCGCGCGCCCCCGCCCGAGGCCCGGGCCGGCGCCTGGAGGACGCTGCTCGCGCCGCTGCCCGGCCTGCTGCGCCGGCTGCTGGCGTGGGGCCGGCTCCTCGGCGCGCTCCTGCCGGCGCTGGCCCTGCAGCCCGCCGCGCCCCCGCGGGCCCACGCCCTCCGCGCTGCCGCCGCCCCGCCGGCCCCCGACGGCGGCCGCCTGCCCGAGCGCCGCGCGCGCCCCGCTCCGCCCGGGGGCGGCCCGCCGGAAGGCCGCCCTCTGCGCGTGGGGGGGCTGGAGctcccgccgccggccgccgcgGGGCCGGCGCTGCCCACGCCCGAGCAGGACCACGGCTACCACAGCCTGGAGGAGGAGCACGGGCTGCCGCGCACGCACGCGGGGGCCGAGCGCGCCGCCCGGCCGGCCTGCGGCAACCGGCTCATCGACTACATCCTGGGGGGCGGCCCGGCGGAGAGCGGCTCGGACGGGGAGGACGCCGCGGACGACGGCTTCGACAGCGGCAGC encodes the following:
- the PPP1R15B gene encoding protein phosphatase 1 regulatory subunit 15B, whose translation is METGARPPPPRVSSPRRAPERAPPPEARAGAWRTLLAPLPGLLRRLLAWGRLLGALLPALALQPAAPPRAHALRAAAAPPAPDGGRLPERRARPAPPGGGPPEGRPLRVGGLELPPPAAAGPALPTPEQDHGYHSLEEEHGLPRTHAGAERAARPACGNRLIDYILGGGPAESGSDGEDAADDGFDSGSSLAESDPEPDAEGLSRCAPRPPGGAPDAEGGPAAGGAEAAARAGADEAESLRLWNAFCRSDDPYDLFNFKAPFRTGRSRRGRRDSAGPPEPGAPSCGAARGPGRARGRRKKVTFFEEVTEYYISGDEDRKGPWEEFARDGCRFQKRIQETEDAIGYCLTFEHRERMFNRLQDTCFKGLDIFEQC